Part of the Periplaneta americana isolate PAMFEO1 chromosome 4, P.americana_PAMFEO1_priV1, whole genome shotgun sequence genome is shown below.
GGAGAATAATATGAAGGAGAAAAAGAATATgatgaagaagataatgaagtAGAATCTGAAGGAGGAAAAGAATATGATGAAGAAGATAGATAATGAAGTTCAAAGAAGATGAAGGAAAAAATATGAGAGATAATCCAGTAGAATAAtatgaaggagaaaaagaaaatgataaCGAAGATAAGTTAATGAagtggatgaagatgaagaaggaaaagaatatgATGATGAGAGATAATAAAGTAGAATAATATGAAGGAGAAAAAATATGATGAAGAAGGTAAGTAATGAAGtagaagaaaatgaaggagatAAAGATTATAACGGATGAGAGAGGTAATGAAGTATTAGAAGAcgaaggagaaaaaaaatatgatgGAGAAGAGAGGTAATGAAATAGAAGAAGATGGAGAAAACTAATATGATTGAGAAGAgagataatgaaatataatatgacgaaggagaagaagagtattatcaaataatgaaattgtCGAGGAGTAGAAACCAAAATATACATCGAAGGAATAATATTAAGTGAGGTGGTTATAGTGCCAGCAATAATGGTTATGTTGACGGTGTTGAATgtaaatcataattgtatattattatgaCGTGAGCTTGCAAGTAATCGCTGGGTACGGAATCAGGAATGCGTTTAGTAAGAACTCGTTAGCAGAGTTCTGCTTGGACAAGGGACTTGCTTTCCATATAGCGGGATAGTGAAGGAAAAGAAGGTGTGTCCCATAACAAGTTTCGTATGGAATTGTctctaaatattttaaacaaatgaaaGCGAAGGACAAATTCTCTTTGTCATTGTTTTGTTACAGGTATATAAAGAGCCCTATGATATGGCAGACGGCACACTTTGTCTTAGTCAACAAGTGTCTGAGTTAGTTCTACGAGCAGACAAACCAACTAGTCAAAATGACCAGAAGTCTCCAGGTAAGTGCAACTCTCAAGTGAACACACTTGGTGATGAGTATTTTTCTTCACATTTACGTCCCAAGGTTAttgttatgtaataataataataataataataataataataataataataataataataataatttgtcataCTCTTGGCATTGCTTGCTTGATGAGAGATATGCCCTTGATTTCCCTAGATTAGTATTCTTCCTGTGTTaggaatattatttcttctctttaCGCGATACGCAAAGGTGACCACAATTTTTACACGACTAATGTTTGTAATTTCGttttggaaatgaaataaaacttgTATGAACCCTAATATTTatagtaaatataaaacaaaaattgtggAATATGGAAAATATTTAGGCCCGTAGATTGTACACAATGTTCAGAACTTTTTATAAGGGCTTCAAATAACTCACGATTGTTTAATGTATATTACATAATTGAATCAGTATACAAGTTCAGAATGTTTTGCAGAAGTTACCTCTTATCacggaataaattattattcacaaaGACGGAAAGTTTAACTAAATAATTTGCTATTTTACAATCGTAATAATGGATATTCATCTAGACTTTTCAACCAATGCAACAACAGAATGCGTTCCTCACAATCTCTGAAATTCTCTGAATCATAAACACTCCAGCTGGGTGGTAAGCCCTATGTCGGGACAATTCTCCCAACATTTACACtgccgtccacatctgtggagtaacggttagcgcgtctggccgcgaaaccaggtagccagggttcgaatcccggtaggggcaagttacctggttgaggttttttccggggttttccctcaacacaatgtgagcaaatgctgggtactatcgactatcggtgctggaccccggactcatttcatcggcattatcaccttcatttcattcagacactaaataacctgagatgttgatacagcgtcataaaatacctactaaaaaattacattcccCACGGAAGTCCGAGTGGCCCTTTTGTACCCCCCCCCCCGATATTTGGTACTCATTTAgttatcactagggctaggatttttgtGCCCTAAAATTACCAAAATATGCTatataaatatgcatttatgacctaaaaattccataaatatgttctataataaaaaaaaaatattacgtaaaaatttcaatattttttatagtttacTTTGAATGTATAATCTATACATAGAATGACaatcaaaagagaaaaaaaagtgaaatttaaggGATTTCATCCGAAGAtggccgaaaataggtcgaaacatgttaacaaggtacgttaaaatttaacacaagaaagttcttatcatacatattccgaagtgatacagtgttaaaagttgtgtaatcaagatgtatatataaattttattcaaaacagaAAATGCTAACTTGTTTTCATAAACTTCCATTTTATCTACATTATGAGATCTGAGTTTCAATGTACAATGAATACCTTCtgcaaattttcaaatgaaaataattgtctaTTGACAGCTGACACAGCTTTGTAGAAAAGCTTTTTCCACTTCTAGTGATAAAATAGGAGcatatttaaaatgaataatatcacGTGACTCTAATTCTCTCGCTGTCTCTCACACACATCCACTTCTTTCTAAAATTAGGCAAGAAAGTGGTTTTCCCTACTTCCACATTAAGTTGCTTCAAGTGAGATGCCTAATCACCCCTTTCTCTATTTGTGTGAAAACAATAGACAAATGTTTGTCGTGAACCGTGAACATTTACGATCAAGTCCATTTTGCACATTTCACAGAATAGGGGAGGAAGGAAATATCAAAGTTTTACTAGAGGAAAATGTAAGAACGTGATTATAAGAAATTCAAAGATTGAAGGAAATCAACACTGGCTGTAGAGAACAGCATAAATGTTTCGAAAAGTAAAAATATGCTGAACATGACCaatagattattattaaaatatgctctATCAGGACAAAATTTCCAAATATCCACAAATATGCTCTAACAAAGCaccttaatttaacatttttttttataaaatgaaattctgTATACTTCAGCAACTCATTGACCTGCCAAAAAAGAATATGCTAAATCATGAAAATTCTAGCCCTAGTCATCATTTACGACAAACATTATATACATTGGAGTTAGCCTTAGGGTTACCATACTTCAGCATTTATGCGgacaaatccgttatttaatcATAAAAACAGTCGTCCTTATACATTTTTTGAAATCCTCTAATCTGTCCGCATTTTCGCATATTGaagtatatttattcatttttatttcgtttGGTCTCATGTTGCTGTGAGCTGTAAGAAACGTACTTCCGTGTGTGTGATTGTTAAACGTGTAAATACTGTTAATCCATATACATCCTTCATTTCGTTAACTGTAAGTACCCATTGTAGTGGACTTATCAAGTAAGTTATTAAATTTCATGGATGCGACTTACAATGGATTGTGTGAAAGGACTAGTttcaatgaaatttaatttaagacaTTTTACATTGCAAACGTATGATTGACTATTTGTATAGTAACAAGGAATTGTTGAAGATAATTATGTCTAGTGATAAATATGCAGAAGCCGCAAGAGTAATATAAATAACGAAGTTGGTACAAGAAGTTTCGTTATGAGAGAAATGTGTTAGCATTTTTACATATCAAAATATGATAACCCCAGTTATTCTTATTCCAGACTCACACACGAAAAAAATGTAAactcatataatattcttatgcACATTCTATGTCGTTACAGATTATGTCGTTCTGCCTTATGGCTGTGAATGCTGTGTTCGCTCGCCCAGGATACGCTGGATATCCCTATGGCGCTGCGCCTCTTCACTATGGACACCATGCCGCCCTCCCCGTGCACGACACCCCCGAAGTCGCCGCCGCTAAGGCCGCCCACTTCGCTGCCTACGGAGCAGCAGCCGCCGCTGCAGCTGGCGCCCCCGGCTACGGCGCTTATGGTGGACACTACGGTGGTCACTATGACGATGGACAGTATCACCCTGGACACTACGATGATGGACAGGATCACTACGGGCACTACGCCGGCCACTATGCCGGTCACTATGACGACGGACAGTACCACCCTGGACTCTACGATGATGGACAGGATCATTATGGTGGTCACTATGGACACTACGATGATGGACAGTACCACGAGGGCCATTACGGTGCTGGTCTTTATGGTGGCCACTACGCTGCCCACGTTCCTGCAGTGCCCGTGGACACCCCCGAAGTGGCCGCGGCTAAGGCTGCCCACTTCGCAGCTCATGCCCACGTTGCAGGCCACCACTACGGATAAGTCGCACCTGCACTGCCTAGTCACAACGCTATGGATTGGTGCAGTCGCCAGAATTGATCATGATTATATCGACCTACAAGATCTTTAAATGTTCTTTTAAACTATACCCCTTTCGTGCTGTATATAACAGGAAATTTCGTAAGGTCATTTTTCATTAtgctgaaaattattttatgtgtatttaaataCGTATTTATTTCACTGTCAATATCATGACACACGCTCTTTTTCAGAATTTGTTTTCACTTTCCATATTTCTGTATCTGTAGTATTCTCTCTATTCACTAGTATATTTctgcattataaaatgtaaaaaaaaaagcgcaCAGAACAATTATCTGTATAAAGTATACATTCATACCATATTTTTCAACCAAGGCACATGATAGTAAATATAGAGTATCAAAAATAGGAGGAATAATTATTTATCTCCCGTCATTTTAAGCCATCTCTATATCATGCCTTAACAAAATGAGGCTGTATTGTATGAGTGAAAAACATCTCAATAAAGTGAGTTACTTTAAATGaagtgttataatatttataatttagtgAACAATTATAACACCTTTTCCTGATTTCTCCTCtgttttttctctgttttattacgaaaataaaacagagaaaaattaggataaaacagaatttactagataTTGCAATATGCATCATTCACCTTCCAGCAGAGCTTTCTTAATAGTTACATGTACAAGCTTCACAGAGaatgttttaagagtaaaagcaCTGTGTTTAGTTTATGAAGTAATTATGAGATAAAGTCCACATACggtaaaataaatgaatgtaatttTGAGGTATTCTGTATATTCTGATGGTTTTTTGCAGCATTCCTCCTACTTGTTATAAATACAACACTCGAGAgacaattctaatttatttttattaacataccTATATAGGTAAATATACGCTATTCTGAGGTGACATTGTATAGAAACtaatacaaaacaactattttcgTAGTTAATTGCTAACTTTACCATCTGCTATAACCATGTGGCGTAAGCGCTTTAGTATATTTGTGTATTGAGAGCCTGTTGGACACTATGTGTTCAGTGTACAGCAGATCCCAACTCAAGACTGAAAAGTTGACCCTAGTTCAGGTATAGTTGTATCTGAGTGTTGGGAATTAATTACATGACTAAGTTCAACCAAGAATTGTACGAAAACAGCAGCAACTGCATTGAAAGATAcactaaaccagtggtcgtcagcacttgctgaaatgtgcaatgggtacgcggtgccgtcccttgtgcaccgtcgtgcaacagggagagatagagagcatacccggtAGCAGCTACGaaagcactatagtgcactgcgttttccgcgggaaaGAGAGGCtggccccagcgtgctctgtgctgacgacccctgcactAAACTAAAGTttccaatttaaatattttattattgaatacTATTGAAAGATAAACATGCCAAACATATAGCAACTGAAAGAAGAAATCAAATTGTTTTGTTAATACTGAAACGTTACTTATTATTGAAGTTCAATTTAATGACCACAAGTAACTAATAATTTAATATCTTACAACAGGTTGCGGAAcatctattattaattttatgcccgaccatgtcgaaatgtagtaattatacacctggtagcagacctttaatggacctcattaaagtacacctactcattaaaggtcaggtctttcagccaatgacgactcaggttacaactgttcagcaaatgacaggtcagctttctaccgttataaaaccgcaagtatcgattattctcggatatgcaatcgaaagagaattagcgaaaagtcacggaggctggaaatccaatactgtcgcagaaggttatgttctgttactataataattagcgttaattgtaaataatattcaaataaattcaatttgtcatctcgtttttcaatgtctaatttaatttcaatgttatctctgtaggttcttatggcctagcaaggtcaatgtgaacatctgttcctcgtaaaaaatcaatactttcgcgtctgcgcacatctcacaacatacgggacattggtcatagtcagatacaaagaaaattaataatatcaagttagaaatatggtcgagcataaaaagtatgaaactcgcctataatggtaattaagaagctcgtatgaaaattatgaaactcgcttgcgctcgtttcataaatatccatactcgcttcttaattaccttcattataggctcgttgcataatgtactattatctcacACATTTCCAATCCGTGTGTAAAGTCCTCCAATATTGTTGGTTGAGGGAGACGTATATACATTTCCTTTCATGAAAACCAGAAATTCAGTGGTGAGATATCAGTCGATTTTGAGAGCCATTCCATAGATCCGCCGTAGAAATCGCTCGAACTGTGATATTAACCAAACAGTTTGTCGATACacaatagttaattacttaagttcAATGTAATGCCCACGAATAACTGATAATCTTATATTCGGTATCCTGCAACAAGTTGCGAACATTCATTATCAAGTTTACCTCAGGCATTTCCAATC
Proteins encoded:
- the LOC138697758 gene encoding cuticle protein 5-like; protein product: MTRSLQIMSFCLMAVNAVFARPGYAGYPYGAAPLHYGHHAALPVHDTPEVAAAKAAHFAAYGAAAAAAAGAPGYGAYGGHYGGHYDDGQYHPGHYDDGQDHYGHYAGHYAGHYDDGQYHPGLYDDGQDHYGGHYGHYDDGQYHEGHYGAGLYGGHYAAHVPAVPVDTPEVAAAKAAHFAAHAHVAGHHYG